A single window of Anomaloglossus baeobatrachus isolate aAnoBae1 chromosome 9, aAnoBae1.hap1, whole genome shotgun sequence DNA harbors:
- the PTGIR gene encoding prostacyclin receptor, producing the protein MLESLVITAQPSPHTTIHHFCENSTQVHADSNPATSTLMFALGVLGNLLALGILGVHRRERRARASPFCILVTGLAVTDLLGTCVLSPVVFVSYAKQASLLALGSEPLCKLFAFAMTFFNLSSMMILFFMAFERCLALSHPYVYAQHSWGHRLARASLPISYILPALLCALPLIGVGEHKQYCPGTWCFIRMAVPPTTGKDGALAFSLLYATLTGLLILAILLCNASVTASLCRMRKGQRARRGSLRRGGARGWFLGAGEEELEHLILLVLMTSIFMVCSVPMTLRAFLGALYNKGDPMDETGDLMAFRLSALNPILDPWIFIIFRGSVFRKLRSLLCTAWKKPTKQVLAPVSVETGAISPMTSITGP; encoded by the exons ATGCTGGAGTCGCTTGTGATAACAGCGCAGCCGTCCCCCCACACCACCATCCACCACTTCTGCGAGAACTCCACCCAGGTACACGCCGACAGTAACCCAGCCACCAGCACCCTCATGTTTGCCCTGGGAGTACTGGGAAACCTGCTGGCACTGGGCATATTGGGAGTCCATCGCCGAGAGAGGAGAGCGCGTGCCTCGCCATTTTGTATCCTGGTGACGGGACTGGCGGTGACGGATCTCCTGGGCACCTGCGTCCTGAGCCCGGTGGTCTTCGTCTCCTATGCCAAGCAGGCATCTCTCCTGGCACTGGGCTCTGAGCCGCTATGTAAACTTTTTGCATTTGCTATGACTTTCTTTAACCTGTCCTCTATGATGATCCTGTTTTTCATGGCCTTTGAACGTTGCTTGGCGCTAAGTCATCCTTATGTGTATGCCCAACATAGCTGGGGGCACCGCCTGGCACGGGCATCTTTGCCCATTTCTTACATTTTGCCGGCTCTTCTCTGTGCCCTGCCACTGATAGGAGTTGGGGAACATAAGCAGTACTGTCCGGGAACTTGGTGCTTCATTCGGATGGCTGTGCCGCCCACAACTGGTAAAGATGGGGCTCTGGCCTTTTCTCTGCTCTACGCCACCTTGACAGGACTCCTAATCCTGGCAATATTACTGTGTAATGCCTCTGTGACTGCCAGCCTGTGCCGTATGAGGAAGGGTCAGAGGGCAAGAAGAGGGTCACTCCGCAGAGGGGGAGCCCGAGGATGGTTCCTGGGAGCTGGAGAAGAGGAACTGGAACATCTCATCCTCCTGGTGCTCATGACCTCAATATTCATGGTGTGCTCGGTGCCAATGACG CTCCGAGCTTTCCTGGGCGCCCTCTACAACAAAGGAGACCCAATGGATGAAACGGGCGATTTAATGGCCTTCCGACTCAGCGCCCTCAATCCCATCCTGGACCCCTGGATCTTCATCATATTCCGGGGATCAGTGTTCCGCAAACTCCGTTCTCTGCTCTGCACAGCCTGGAAGAAACCCACCAAACAGGTCCTGGCCCCTGTTTCCGTCGAGACCGGTGCAATCAGCCCAATGACCTCCATCACTGGACCCTGA